The following proteins are co-located in the Polystyrenella longa genome:
- a CDS encoding pilus assembly protein TadG-related protein: MKTKAIKTQTSTRDQVNHDRRKGAFMAFTLFILIATAGFLSMSIDLSVVTVTRTRMQNTADAAALAASQEISIALDELSGDLGQGGDVGGGVQDANVYAQQRAKDMAEEIVTLNGFYLDPDRDVEFGQRVLDDDTGEASIVWGQSPFNTVKVTVRKSNPDKDAPDAKLDLFFAKMLDEENIAIEVNAIAYIDARDLVVVMDFSGSMNYDSLFRSDSISKLGQPAIETNLQNIWNDLGSPTYGNMGFANDFVTIPEDSSNNPDFEVTWKHDVAEVTSDHPVYRVKIYFESGGSQQFNLSNVYSYNAKGTGSKSGRVIDKLQVRYRKNNSNVTKTIDFYDDDDLKRGLDLSNVSYPYPSGSWNDFLDHCLNDSDIERAGHERTFGMMNLIHYWMDERRAYSQTPDLYKVRHYPFHAVKEGGSLLCNYLDSLDFGDHLGLVTYDTYHRVESVLVSDGWVQDSVDISSDPITDNYAAINTIQRNKQAAHYYATTNVGGGLSRAIDLLDAHGRYGAQKTILLMTDGNANTSDNNWDYPPGFDMDELTDYNGDGTADYTTSNTHKKFTFAMAKKAIDKDYTIHTMSVGANADRDFMKAIAFAGDGIYVDVPGGATIASMEEQMLAAFAKIAANVPPPKLMNP, translated from the coding sequence ATGAAAACTAAAGCGATCAAAACTCAGACTTCGACCCGTGACCAGGTTAATCATGACCGGCGTAAAGGTGCCTTCATGGCGTTTACGTTGTTCATTCTCATTGCGACCGCCGGGTTTCTTTCCATGAGTATCGACTTAAGTGTCGTTACGGTTACTCGAACTCGTATGCAAAACACTGCAGACGCCGCCGCTCTGGCTGCTTCTCAGGAAATCTCAATCGCGCTGGATGAACTTTCAGGCGACCTCGGTCAAGGGGGAGATGTTGGTGGTGGCGTGCAGGATGCGAATGTTTACGCTCAACAAAGAGCGAAAGACATGGCCGAAGAAATTGTGACCTTGAACGGGTTCTATCTCGACCCTGATCGTGACGTCGAATTCGGTCAACGTGTTCTGGATGACGATACCGGCGAAGCCAGTATCGTCTGGGGTCAGAGCCCATTTAATACAGTGAAAGTCACTGTTCGGAAATCAAACCCGGATAAAGATGCTCCTGACGCAAAACTCGATCTCTTCTTCGCCAAGATGCTTGATGAAGAGAATATTGCGATCGAAGTGAATGCGATTGCCTATATCGACGCTCGCGACTTGGTCGTAGTGATGGACTTCTCTGGCTCGATGAACTACGACAGTCTGTTTCGCTCGGACTCGATTAGCAAACTGGGGCAACCTGCGATCGAAACGAATCTACAAAACATCTGGAACGATTTGGGTTCACCTACCTATGGGAACATGGGATTTGCTAACGATTTTGTGACCATTCCTGAAGACTCAAGTAACAATCCTGATTTTGAAGTTACCTGGAAACACGACGTCGCCGAAGTTACTAGTGATCACCCCGTCTATCGGGTAAAAATCTACTTTGAAAGCGGTGGGAGTCAACAGTTCAATCTGTCGAACGTCTACAGCTATAATGCGAAAGGTACCGGCAGCAAGTCGGGACGGGTGATTGACAAGTTGCAAGTGAGGTATCGCAAAAACAATTCGAACGTAACCAAAACGATTGATTTTTACGATGACGACGACCTGAAACGGGGATTGGACTTATCCAACGTTAGTTATCCATACCCTTCCGGTTCGTGGAACGACTTTCTCGATCACTGCCTGAATGACAGCGACATCGAACGTGCTGGACATGAACGCACCTTCGGAATGATGAACCTGATTCACTATTGGATGGATGAACGCAGAGCTTATTCACAAACACCAGATCTCTATAAGGTTCGCCATTATCCATTCCATGCGGTGAAAGAGGGTGGTTCATTACTTTGCAATTACCTGGACAGCCTCGACTTTGGTGATCATCTCGGTCTGGTGACCTACGATACTTACCACCGGGTTGAATCCGTGTTAGTCTCCGATGGTTGGGTGCAGGATTCAGTTGACATCAGTTCGGATCCAATTACAGACAACTACGCAGCCATTAATACGATTCAAAGAAATAAACAGGCTGCTCACTATTATGCGACAACTAATGTCGGTGGTGGCCTGTCTCGGGCGATCGATCTACTCGATGCCCATGGTCGCTACGGTGCTCAGAAAACAATCCTGTTGATGACTGACGGTAACGCCAATACCAGTGACAACAACTGGGACTATCCTCCTGGCTTCGATATGGACGAGTTGACAGACTACAATGGTGACGGAACTGCCGACTATACCACGAGCAATACCCACAAAAAGTTCACCTTTGCGATGGCGAAAAAAGCAATCGACAAAGATTACACGATCCACACCATGAGTGTGGGAGCGAACGCCGACCGGGATTTCATGAAGGCGATTGCTTTTGCGGGTGACGGAATTTATGTAGATGTTCCAGGCGGAGCGACAATTGCATCAATGGAAGAACAGATGCTGGCTGCTTTTGCGAAGATCGCCGCCAATGTACCTCCACCCAAGTTGATGAATCCGTAA
- a CDS encoding TadE/TadG family type IV pilus assembly protein: MKTSPLHRINSFRCSEQRRGAAAVEFALTAPIFLILILGVVEIGTVLDVSNKLETAVRGGCRLASTDWVTVVPEGVSLNEKIVSDIENYLQAVGVPKEHVVIQIVGAEGDMEGQPFDLNDPDNEHGLFKVSATIPYGNVGTFSSKYMTQRDVSASLVFRSGRVNLFQ, from the coding sequence ATGAAAACGTCACCTCTTCACAGAATCAACAGCTTCCGTTGTTCCGAACAACGTCGCGGAGCGGCTGCCGTCGAGTTTGCACTCACGGCGCCGATTTTCCTGATTCTGATTCTCGGCGTTGTTGAAATCGGAACCGTTCTGGATGTCTCCAATAAGTTGGAAACTGCCGTTCGCGGTGGATGTCGACTCGCTTCGACCGACTGGGTTACCGTCGTGCCGGAAGGGGTGTCCTTGAACGAAAAAATCGTATCAGACATTGAGAACTACCTGCAGGCTGTTGGTGTTCCGAAAGAACATGTGGTCATTCAGATCGTTGGGGCCGAAGGCGATATGGAAGGTCAGCCATTCGACTTGAACGATCCTGACAATGAACATGGACTCTTTAAAGTCTCCGCCACAATTCCATACGGGAATGTCGGTACATTCTCCTCAAAATACATGACACAACGGGATGTCTCCGCCTCACTCGTGTTTCGTTCAGGTCGAGTGAACCTGTTTCAGTAG
- a CDS encoding TadE/TadG family type IV pilus assembly protein encodes MLRTIQKSKIRHQECRRGTALVETAVVLPVFLMFLFAMWEFTHAYMVLNTINAAATKAARFGVAQEVTTQQVSDMAASIVGNAFASSNATIMVKDASVFDEASVDPDTISYGDLPDVELSQAEPQQLFVVHIEVPYNDIAIMSPFWAKNLTLKGQAVMRHE; translated from the coding sequence ATGTTACGGACAATTCAGAAATCAAAGATACGGCATCAGGAATGTCGACGTGGAACCGCGCTCGTTGAAACGGCTGTGGTTTTACCTGTCTTCCTGATGTTTCTGTTTGCGATGTGGGAGTTCACCCATGCCTACATGGTATTGAACACCATCAACGCCGCCGCCACAAAAGCCGCGCGTTTTGGAGTCGCTCAAGAGGTCACGACACAACAAGTGTCCGATATGGCGGCATCGATTGTCGGAAATGCATTTGCTTCCAGCAACGCCACCATCATGGTGAAAGATGCTTCCGTGTTTGACGAAGCGAGTGTTGATCCCGATACCATCAGCTATGGAGACCTTCCCGACGTCGAATTGTCTCAGGCCGAACCACAACAGTTATTTGTCGTTCACATCGAAGTCCCTTACAACGACATCGCAATCATGTCCCCCTTCTGGGCGAAGAATCTTACGCTCAAAGGACAGGCAGTAATGCGTCACGAATAG
- a CDS encoding nidogen-like domain-containing protein has translation MQRSVWSRAVNFFTRAQQPVRKTQPTGDWGGSAVELLETRTLLSSVNLFSAQLSPAQDQETSHSQSVSVALDQSNESGETVTYEVGINSDPMELVAKKVDELHGLYATETYVGTNYHFDRRGEGEKYMLGETGWYFLLPNGEVYRWNRNLSESHLVASLDTEYYDNPELLYTAADSTDMEQMVADLDEQWDFHATDKILKEDFYLNHRGQQEKYFKGGKHWFYITPDGAAYRWHGSFEKSVKYFQFDESYYEDVTKLFNANESLNVSGSGAEAGIQVNGKDIQITPTKGFVGTFNYTIVATDGFQVGQTTNTIDVQNSAPVLRDVGEVEFMVYPDGIPEHAVDVLFDTGTTEAEVAEILAAQKGEYFTIDLESYDLDGDSISISAMLEGADAVQLNQEYSLHADARTVGKNYFYNLRGANEKYVQTSRGWIYMLPNGEAYYWYGSLEKSALVAELDPAYYEDPSLLWNTEIPAEADVAIQLNGSKLTIDPANDFVGEFSIVITATDGLADSEIVIPVSIVDGQDLFDSFVFDDADRWTTTATDAGVLSQGDSTILTWTIAPDGTFIDSYTLGTGANSNLISFLDNIYGDDGSGDIANRSWFPFIQSSFDSWADLTGITYEYVEYDDGSDFELDNAGVLNTRADIRLGGRPIDGDSGVLAFNFFPNFGEMVIDTSDSTFDNTNSDSLVLRNVVAHELGHGLGFAHQFPVDQTVLMEPFLSTAFDGPQFDDLLAANRGYGDRFEVGTGNDTVSVATDLGFVDDTVRVINSLSIDGSADRDYFFFDISYPQAVTITVNPIGGVYQNGDTAADVADFDAGAQSNLEFMLLDGDGITVLGTADAAAIGNPETLTFDLPSSGTYYVRIIGQEDAAQMYQLDISTQDGVDGGSISGFVYEDRNNNGTRDSQTGTVPNIELLDIGDVILERNDDLSTDLLDFGFDFEFYGTTYDSFYINNNGNITFDAPLFDFVPDGFPTFTPIIAPFWADVDTTGAGSAEVHLARGTSSRGNPIVQIDWPGVGYFFANDTQLNNFTLYIEDDPEGDIVVFSYGDMEWTTGEVESNGGFGGQGAQIGADSGDGVNYFSLGRPNSPDTLAAFTNTQFEFRVTDFGFTSIEPGIADVTVYLDTNNNGNLDVGEITSITREDDTSTPDIDETGFYEFTGLAAGTFVVRQIIPEDFVQTEPINDGPHIVELANGEVEEQRNFGNFAGIFGKQITLETAADYQISEAGSIEVIATIVGHPQNVDTNVQLDFSGTAILDVDYTVTSTLITIPAGQTSGSIVITGIDDSRIEIRESIIVDVISSDSAGELNGLQQVTVFMTDNDNPSPAMGVGESGHADLPAWAANSLEGGVPLHRLATLSERKVAFVNGGRHIITAYANKLSPLIDVNEGEGSGTSGDNDAQADAEFLDGFGTGILDDPQADVSGNLGSLSDVDYYSFDLEAGDVIGVTGFNSLTTIQLFDPTGTERVGSSQDLSAIYPNASPLPGGGNATIAYVVPTAGTYAVAISGFTGDYSAQFRVFRPDLETQAAGAVQTLFIDFDGATLDASIFGGSGSVTLSPLTTFLGDWGLTAADEDAVIDAILAELERSISTDIRLNGNNGDFDTTGINGDFDIEILNSRDDADPFGQDNVSRVVVGGTIAELGIPTIGIAESIDPGNFNQEESAVVLLDFLSGPNDDPNSLNAIPLAAGVSIIDLIGTAVGNITSHEAGHFFGLFHTDQTNPTENLIDQGGDLSNTIGLGPDGIYGSADDVDVSHVTDVYVENEGFTGIEDTLNSLAFGLSTGGGNGGNTGGRNPQVTLEVLESPSLNFTEGESRTIVASIVGHPDDGIILIEFSFSGSAVLGTDYQVSSEQIIILPGESSGSITIFAIDERLIEIRESIIIDIDSITGGDELNDFQQATVFILDNDAPAPLIAATPPGQTPTNTTASTGSNSGQASSGSSSPWKSRFAFMPVTEEGMPKSKAAVVYAEEPVIDDKSVDDSFSLLSDEDIWV, from the coding sequence ATGCAACGATCTGTCTGGTCTCGCGCAGTCAATTTCTTCACTCGTGCCCAACAGCCTGTCCGTAAGACGCAACCTACCGGAGATTGGGGAGGTAGCGCTGTTGAACTGCTGGAAACGCGCACCCTGCTTAGTTCGGTTAACCTGTTCTCCGCGCAGCTAAGCCCGGCCCAGGATCAGGAAACCAGCCATTCCCAGAGCGTGAGCGTGGCTTTGGATCAATCCAACGAATCAGGTGAAACCGTCACCTACGAAGTTGGAATTAACTCCGATCCTATGGAATTAGTCGCGAAAAAAGTTGACGAACTTCATGGTTTGTACGCCACCGAGACCTATGTAGGGACCAATTATCACTTTGACCGTCGAGGTGAGGGTGAAAAATACATGCTGGGTGAAACTGGCTGGTACTTCCTCCTGCCGAACGGAGAAGTTTATCGCTGGAACCGTAACCTGTCCGAAAGTCATCTCGTCGCCAGCCTGGATACTGAATATTACGACAATCCTGAATTGCTTTACACTGCCGCAGATTCCACCGACATGGAACAGATGGTGGCCGATCTCGACGAACAATGGGATTTTCATGCAACAGACAAGATTCTGAAGGAAGACTTCTACCTGAACCATCGTGGACAACAGGAGAAGTACTTCAAGGGTGGCAAACACTGGTTCTATATCACACCCGATGGAGCCGCATATCGTTGGCATGGTTCGTTCGAGAAGAGCGTCAAATACTTTCAATTCGATGAAAGTTATTACGAAGATGTCACCAAGCTATTTAATGCGAATGAGAGTTTGAATGTATCGGGGTCTGGTGCAGAAGCTGGTATTCAGGTCAATGGGAAAGATATTCAGATCACTCCCACTAAAGGCTTCGTGGGAACATTTAACTACACGATCGTAGCCACCGACGGTTTTCAAGTTGGGCAAACTACCAACACGATCGACGTTCAGAACTCCGCTCCTGTCCTGAGGGATGTAGGTGAAGTTGAGTTTATGGTTTATCCCGACGGCATTCCCGAACATGCTGTGGACGTGCTGTTTGATACTGGAACAACCGAGGCAGAAGTCGCCGAAATTCTAGCGGCTCAGAAAGGTGAATACTTCACCATTGATCTCGAGAGCTACGACCTGGATGGCGACAGTATCAGCATCAGTGCGATGCTCGAAGGCGCCGACGCGGTCCAGTTGAATCAGGAGTACAGTCTGCACGCCGATGCTCGCACAGTGGGTAAAAACTACTTTTACAACCTGCGCGGAGCCAACGAGAAGTATGTCCAGACGTCTCGAGGTTGGATCTACATGTTGCCCAACGGCGAGGCCTACTACTGGTATGGAAGCCTGGAGAAAAGTGCGCTCGTCGCCGAGCTTGATCCCGCTTACTACGAAGACCCTTCTCTACTTTGGAACACCGAGATTCCAGCAGAGGCAGACGTCGCCATTCAACTGAATGGCTCTAAACTGACCATCGACCCCGCCAATGACTTTGTTGGCGAATTCAGTATTGTCATTACGGCGACAGACGGGCTCGCGGACAGTGAGATTGTCATTCCGGTGAGCATCGTCGATGGTCAGGACTTGTTTGACAGCTTTGTATTTGATGATGCCGACCGATGGACGACGACAGCAACAGATGCAGGAGTATTGTCCCAGGGTGATTCGACCATTTTGACATGGACGATCGCTCCTGACGGTACTTTCATTGACAGTTACACCCTCGGGACAGGTGCCAACTCCAACCTGATTTCGTTCCTCGACAACATCTATGGTGATGACGGTTCAGGAGATATCGCTAATCGCTCCTGGTTCCCCTTCATTCAATCCTCTTTCGATTCCTGGGCGGACCTGACCGGCATTACTTATGAATATGTAGAGTACGACGACGGTAGTGACTTTGAGTTGGATAATGCAGGGGTACTGAATACTCGTGCTGATATCCGACTTGGAGGACGTCCCATCGATGGTGATTCTGGAGTCCTGGCTTTCAACTTCTTCCCGAACTTCGGGGAAATGGTGATCGATACTTCTGACAGTACTTTCGATAACACCAACAGTGACTCTCTTGTACTACGAAACGTAGTTGCACACGAACTGGGGCACGGACTTGGTTTCGCACATCAATTCCCCGTTGATCAAACGGTACTGATGGAACCATTCCTCAGCACGGCATTTGATGGCCCCCAATTCGATGACCTCCTCGCTGCCAACCGAGGATACGGCGACCGATTCGAAGTTGGAACTGGCAACGACACCGTGAGTGTTGCCACCGACCTAGGTTTTGTCGACGACACGGTTCGCGTCATTAACAGTCTCAGCATCGATGGTTCTGCCGACCGGGATTACTTCTTCTTCGACATTTCGTACCCTCAAGCGGTTACGATCACGGTTAATCCTATTGGCGGCGTCTACCAGAACGGCGACACCGCTGCCGATGTGGCTGATTTCGATGCAGGTGCACAGTCCAACCTGGAATTCATGCTTCTTGATGGTGATGGCATCACCGTACTCGGGACTGCGGACGCAGCAGCAATCGGCAATCCGGAGACACTTACTTTTGACCTTCCCTCTTCCGGTACTTACTACGTACGCATCATCGGCCAGGAAGATGCTGCCCAGATGTATCAGCTAGACATCTCCACTCAAGACGGAGTCGATGGCGGTTCGATCAGCGGATTCGTTTATGAAGACCGAAACAATAACGGAACTCGCGATTCGCAGACGGGAACGGTCCCGAACATCGAGTTACTGGACATCGGCGACGTTATCCTGGAGCGGAATGACGACTTATCGACAGATTTGCTTGATTTCGGATTTGATTTTGAATTCTACGGCACTACTTACGATTCATTTTACATTAACAACAACGGAAATATCACTTTCGATGCTCCCTTGTTTGACTTCGTTCCAGACGGATTCCCTACATTTACGCCGATCATTGCTCCCTTCTGGGCAGACGTTGACACGACGGGTGCCGGCAGTGCAGAAGTGCATCTGGCCCGAGGTACGAGTTCCCGTGGAAACCCCATCGTCCAGATTGACTGGCCGGGTGTCGGTTACTTCTTTGCTAACGATACCCAGTTGAATAATTTCACTCTCTACATCGAAGACGATCCTGAGGGAGATATTGTTGTCTTTTCTTACGGCGACATGGAATGGACGACAGGAGAAGTCGAGAGCAATGGTGGATTCGGTGGTCAGGGAGCCCAAATCGGTGCCGACAGTGGTGATGGCGTCAATTACTTCAGCTTGGGACGGCCGAACTCTCCTGACACACTGGCTGCCTTTACGAATACTCAATTTGAGTTTCGAGTTACAGACTTTGGCTTTACCAGCATCGAACCAGGTATTGCCGATGTGACGGTTTATCTCGACACGAACAACAATGGAAACTTGGACGTCGGTGAGATCACCTCCATCACTCGTGAGGATGATACTTCAACCCCTGACATCGACGAAACTGGTTTCTATGAATTCACCGGGCTCGCAGCGGGCACTTTTGTCGTTCGTCAGATCATTCCAGAGGACTTCGTGCAAACCGAGCCGATCAATGACGGTCCGCATATTGTCGAACTCGCCAATGGAGAAGTAGAAGAGCAACGCAACTTTGGTAACTTTGCAGGTATCTTCGGTAAACAGATTACTCTGGAAACGGCAGCTGACTACCAAATCTCCGAAGCGGGATCAATTGAAGTCATCGCGACAATCGTTGGACACCCACAGAATGTTGATACCAATGTGCAACTCGACTTCAGCGGAACAGCCATTCTTGATGTCGACTATACCGTAACCAGTACACTCATCACGATTCCCGCAGGTCAGACATCGGGCTCGATAGTGATTACGGGTATCGATGACTCTCGGATTGAAATTCGTGAGAGCATTATTGTCGACGTTATTTCAAGTGACTCCGCAGGAGAACTGAATGGTCTCCAGCAAGTGACTGTCTTCATGACAGATAATGACAACCCATCACCAGCGATGGGAGTTGGAGAATCGGGACATGCAGACCTACCTGCGTGGGCAGCCAATTCACTTGAAGGTGGCGTACCACTGCACAGGTTAGCAACTCTCAGTGAACGCAAAGTGGCATTTGTTAACGGTGGTCGTCATATCATTACTGCGTATGCCAACAAGCTAAGTCCTTTGATCGACGTAAATGAAGGAGAAGGCTCCGGAACATCGGGCGATAACGATGCTCAAGCAGATGCGGAATTCCTTGACGGATTTGGTACGGGTATCCTCGACGACCCACAAGCCGATGTCTCGGGTAACTTGGGCTCCCTCTCCGATGTTGACTACTACTCGTTTGATCTGGAAGCGGGAGACGTTATCGGTGTGACTGGGTTCAACTCCCTTACAACGATCCAGTTATTCGATCCCACTGGAACCGAACGGGTCGGTTCCTCACAAGACTTGAGTGCCATTTACCCGAATGCTTCACCTCTTCCCGGTGGAGGTAATGCAACCATTGCCTATGTTGTTCCGACAGCCGGAACGTATGCTGTAGCGATTTCTGGATTCACAGGCGATTACTCGGCTCAGTTCCGCGTCTTCCGCCCCGACCTGGAAACTCAGGCTGCGGGCGCCGTTCAGACATTGTTCATCGATTTTGATGGTGCCACTCTCGACGCTTCCATCTTCGGTGGTTCCGGTTCGGTCACACTGTCGCCTCTCACCACTTTTCTGGGTGACTGGGGCCTCACTGCCGCAGATGAGGATGCCGTCATTGATGCCATTCTGGCAGAACTTGAACGGTCAATCTCAACAGATATTCGGTTAAATGGTAACAACGGAGACTTTGACACGACGGGGATCAACGGTGATTTCGACATCGAAATTCTGAACAGCCGTGACGATGCAGATCCCTTCGGTCAGGACAATGTCTCACGAGTCGTTGTGGGGGGAACAATCGCTGAATTGGGAATACCGACTATTGGTATCGCAGAGTCCATCGACCCGGGTAACTTTAATCAGGAAGAGTCCGCTGTGGTTCTTCTCGACTTCCTGAGCGGTCCCAACGATGATCCAAACTCACTTAATGCCATTCCTTTAGCCGCCGGCGTGTCCATTATCGACCTTATCGGAACGGCTGTGGGGAATATCACTTCACACGAAGCGGGGCATTTCTTTGGGTTGTTCCATACGGATCAGACCAATCCAACGGAAAACCTGATCGACCAGGGTGGTGACCTTTCAAATACAATCGGTCTTGGCCCTGATGGTATCTATGGGTCAGCCGACGATGTCGATGTGAGCCATGTCACGGACGTCTATGTCGAGAATGAAGGGTTCACCGGGATCGAAGATACGTTGAATTCGCTCGCATTTGGACTCTCGACCGGTGGCGGAAACGGTGGTAACACGGGCGGTCGTAACCCACAGGTAACACTGGAAGTCCTTGAGAGCCCGTCTCTCAACTTCACAGAAGGTGAATCTCGAACGATCGTCGCCAGCATTGTAGGGCACCCCGATGATGGCATAATTCTGATTGAGTTCAGTTTCAGTGGTTCAGCAGTGCTGGGAACGGATTATCAAGTTTCCTCCGAGCAGATCATCATCTTGCCTGGCGAATCGAGTGGATCGATCACGATCTTCGCTATCGATGAGAGACTGATTGAAATTCGAGAATCGATTATCATCGACATCGATTCAATTACTGGTGGCGATGAGTTGAACGACTTCCAACAGGCAACGGTCTTTATTCTCGACAATGATGCTCCTGCTCCTCTGATTGCAGCAACGCCGCCAGGTCAAACACCTACGAATACGACTGCATCTACTGGATCAAATTCCGGTCAGGCATCGTCAGGCTCGTCTTCACCTTGGAAATCCCGATTCGCGTTCATGCCTGTGACAGAAGAAGGAATGCCAAAGTCGAAAGCAGCAGTCGTATATGCTGAAGAGCCAGTCATCGACGACAAATCGGTGGATGACTCCTTCAGCCTGCTTTCTGACGAAGATATCTGGGTATGA
- a CDS encoding YfcE family phosphodiesterase — MLVGLFGDTHDHIDNVRHAVNTFNHLGCEYVLFAGDLVSPLVIPPLRRLRGKFIACWGDNDGNRIGIAGGLRIIGEIGEPPFCIQTPDGVRILLTHNPDMARNQLQNIDVVVSSHTHRAHFATTASGMITINPGECSGWISRKPQIAVLDTTTRKVEFYPLPEPPPVPDMIP, encoded by the coding sequence ATGCTAGTGGGCTTGTTCGGCGATACGCACGATCATATCGATAATGTGCGACACGCCGTGAATACATTCAATCATCTTGGGTGCGAGTATGTCTTATTCGCCGGCGACCTGGTATCCCCACTGGTGATTCCACCATTACGCCGGTTACGAGGAAAGTTCATCGCCTGCTGGGGCGACAATGATGGCAACCGAATCGGTATCGCAGGTGGTCTGAGAATCATCGGAGAGATCGGTGAGCCTCCCTTCTGTATTCAGACACCGGATGGTGTGCGGATTCTCCTCACGCATAATCCGGACATGGCCCGGAATCAGCTCCAGAACATCGATGTGGTTGTCTCATCACACACACATCGAGCTCACTTCGCAACGACCGCTTCGGGCATGATCACTATAAATCCGGGGGAATGCAGTGGTTGGATCTCACGTAAACCTCAAATCGCCGTTCTCGATACGACAACACGCAAAGTCGAATTCTATCCACTCCCGGAACCACCCCCAGTTCCAGATATGATTCCCTGA
- a CDS encoding alpha/beta hydrolase produces the protein MIQSETVQLGQLTCRTVDALPENQQPEVVVVLCHGFGAPGTDLVPLSSELLGAIPDLNEKVQFVFPEAPLSLAPYGYGDGRAWWMIDMMALQRAMEEGDFRDFRGGEPEGMAESRALLQETLEAIRERTGLGWDKIVLGGFSQGAMLTTDITLRLNENPAGLVIYSGTLLNEAEWTRLAPQRAGLNVIQSHGLQDPILPYNGAELLRDMLTNAGVEVEFIPFPSVHTITAEGLQSLVGMLRTLCSDT, from the coding sequence ATGATACAGAGTGAAACCGTTCAGTTGGGACAACTGACGTGCCGCACCGTCGACGCCCTGCCCGAAAATCAACAGCCCGAGGTTGTCGTTGTCCTCTGTCATGGATTTGGAGCCCCGGGCACTGATTTGGTGCCTTTGTCCTCCGAGTTACTCGGTGCGATTCCGGATCTCAACGAGAAAGTACAATTTGTCTTTCCAGAAGCTCCTCTGTCTCTCGCTCCTTATGGCTATGGTGACGGACGTGCCTGGTGGATGATTGACATGATGGCACTCCAGCGAGCGATGGAAGAGGGCGACTTCCGTGATTTTCGAGGTGGTGAACCCGAAGGGATGGCGGAATCACGTGCATTGTTACAGGAAACACTGGAAGCGATCCGCGAACGGACAGGCTTGGGGTGGGACAAAATTGTGCTGGGTGGCTTCTCTCAAGGAGCGATGCTGACGACGGACATCACACTCCGATTAAATGAAAATCCTGCAGGACTGGTGATCTACTCCGGAACACTTCTTAATGAAGCGGAATGGACTCGATTGGCTCCACAGCGAGCGGGATTGAATGTGATTCAGAGCCACGGTCTACAGGATCCAATTTTGCCTTATAACGGAGCCGAATTGCTGAGAGACATGCTGACCAACGCGGGCGTCGAAGTCGAGTTTATCCCTTTCCCCAGTGTGCATACAATTACAGCTGAGGGGTTGCAGAGTCTGGTCGGAATGCTGCGCACTCTCTGCAGTGACACATAG